A stretch of Fundicoccus culcitae DNA encodes these proteins:
- a CDS encoding DUF1538 domain-containing protein encodes MFFWRGVFYLNRLVENFKETSTSVLPMVGVILLVQISLQPVSWLSILRFVIGVIFLLIGMPLFLVGVDMSVEKMGDMFSHYFISHDSKLIAVLGIFGLGFISSIAEPDLTILGTQVDTMTLGAITQEVFVVAVSAGVGGMLAFGVYRILRDLNLRHSFTIIYSLIGVLCLFSTSEFIAIAFDASGSTTGSITVPFILAFGAGAASQSREEGDTGADSFGLLGIVSTGAIFAVILYGVLAGVDSLATDVETVRVVVDHSSILMDFITGIGSSFFDSLIAISPLVIIFLVLVFTKQIKVQKRRLQNMMLGVGLIIVGLSLFLTGVNQGFLDVANEIGYNLAEQYSSWVIYLIGGIIGMVSILAEPSVHVLNDQILDETAGMIPKGLITISLSLGVGLSVVLSLLRVMIPALEIWHILLPLVVVAIVLQYFSSDLFVGIAFDSGGVAAGTMTATFILPFTQGVATYVPTANVITDGFGVIAIVSLTPIVVLQCVGIFYDYQVRNN; translated from the coding sequence ATGTTTTTTTGGAGAGGAGTGTTTTATCTGAATCGATTAGTTGAAAATTTTAAAGAAACATCTACCTCTGTGTTACCGATGGTTGGAGTGATATTATTAGTTCAAATTTCTCTTCAACCCGTATCTTGGTTGTCAATTTTGCGGTTCGTTATCGGGGTTATTTTTCTTTTAATTGGGATGCCGTTATTTCTTGTCGGCGTTGATATGAGTGTTGAAAAAATGGGGGATATGTTTAGCCATTATTTCATTTCTCATGATAGTAAACTAATTGCGGTATTGGGGATATTTGGCTTAGGTTTTATTTCGAGTATTGCTGAACCGGATTTAACGATTCTGGGGACTCAAGTGGATACCATGACCTTAGGTGCAATAACTCAAGAGGTTTTTGTGGTAGCTGTCTCGGCTGGGGTTGGTGGTATGTTGGCTTTTGGCGTGTATCGGATATTGCGTGACTTGAATTTGCGGCATAGCTTTACTATTATATATAGTTTAATTGGCGTTTTATGCTTATTTTCAACTTCTGAATTTATTGCAATAGCTTTTGATGCATCGGGTTCGACAACGGGTTCAATAACAGTACCTTTTATTTTGGCTTTTGGAGCAGGTGCAGCTTCGCAATCGCGGGAGGAAGGTGACACAGGCGCTGATAGTTTTGGTTTACTGGGGATTGTTTCAACCGGGGCTATCTTTGCGGTTATTTTATATGGTGTCTTAGCTGGTGTGGATAGTTTAGCGACTGATGTAGAAACTGTTCGTGTGGTGGTCGATCATTCATCAATTTTGATGGATTTTATCACTGGTATTGGCTCGTCATTTTTTGATTCGTTAATTGCTATTTCTCCCTTAGTTATTATTTTCTTGGTATTAGTTTTTACGAAACAAATTAAAGTACAAAAACGGCGTCTACAAAATATGATGCTAGGTGTTGGTTTAATTATTGTCGGTTTAAGTTTATTCTTAACGGGTGTTAACCAAGGCTTTCTGGATGTTGCTAATGAAATTGGCTACAATTTAGCCGAACAGTACAGTTCGTGGGTTATTTATTTAATTGGCGGTATTATTGGGATGGTCAGTATTTTAGCGGAGCCATCCGTGCATGTGTTAAATGATCAGATTTTAGATGAAACGGCTGGGATGATTCCAAAGGGCTTAATTACGATTAGTTTATCCCTAGGGGTAGGTTTGTCTGTAGTACTCTCATTATTACGTGTCATGATTCCAGCATTAGAAATATGGCATATCTTATTGCCTTTAGTTGTGGTTGCTATTGTTTTACAATATTTTTCATCGGATTTATTTGTTGGAATTGCGTTTGATTCGGGTGGCGTTGCAGCTGGGACAATGACAGCGACATTTATTTTACCCTTCACTCAAGGGGTGGCTACTTATGTGCCAACAGCGAACGTGATTACTGATGGATTTGGCGTCATTGCGATTGTTTCATTAACGCCGATTGTTGTTTTACAATGTGTGGGTATTTTTTATGATTATCAAGTTCGAAATAATTAG
- a CDS encoding winged helix-turn-helix transcriptional regulator: MMIETVACPVETTLLLISNKWKILILRDLMDGTKRFGELKKSIGHISQKVLTSNLRDMEEHGLLTREVFAEVPPRVEYTLTDLGYSLKTVIDAMGEWGQTYKEQMAFDA, translated from the coding sequence ATGATGATAGAGACTGTTGCTTGTCCGGTTGAGACGACTTTATTACTTATCAGTAACAAGTGGAAGATTCTTATTTTACGCGATTTAATGGATGGCACTAAACGATTTGGTGAGTTGAAAAAATCGATTGGACATATTTCACAGAAAGTTTTAACGTCTAATTTACGTGATATGGAAGAACATGGTTTACTTACACGTGAAGTTTTTGCTGAAGTCCCACCACGTGTAGAGTACACTTTGACGGATTTAGGGTATAGTTTAAAAACTGTCATTGATGCCATGGGTGAATGGGGTCAAACTTACAAAGAACAGATGGCTTTTGATGCATGA
- a CDS encoding NAD(P)-dependent oxidoreductase: protein MKLAVIAANGKAGKLIVSEALSRGMEVTAIARGENETEATEYLQKDLFDLTKEDLEGFDVVATAFGAFTPETLPGHLTSIEHLTQLLAGSDTRFIVVGGAGSLYMDETHTVELKDTPDFPDAFMPTAINMGKGLDALRQATDVKWTYISPAADFQADGERTGEYLLGGEEFFVNDKGESTISYADYAIAFVDEIEKGNHIQERISVIAK, encoded by the coding sequence ATGAAATTAGCTGTTATTGCTGCCAACGGGAAAGCTGGAAAATTAATCGTGAGTGAAGCCCTCAGCCGAGGAATGGAAGTAACCGCCATTGCACGTGGAGAAAACGAAACGGAGGCGACAGAATACTTACAAAAAGATCTATTTGACTTAACGAAAGAAGATTTAGAAGGTTTTGATGTTGTTGCGACAGCATTTGGTGCCTTTACACCGGAAACCTTGCCAGGTCACTTAACGTCAATTGAACATTTAACCCAATTGTTAGCTGGAAGCGACACACGTTTCATAGTAGTTGGTGGTGCTGGAAGTTTATATATGGACGAAACACATACCGTAGAATTAAAGGACACACCCGACTTTCCTGACGCATTTATGCCAACAGCCATTAACATGGGGAAAGGCTTAGATGCCTTACGCCAAGCGACTGACGTTAAATGGACTTACATCAGCCCAGCTGCTGACTTCCAAGCAGACGGCGAAAGAACAGGCGAATACCTATTGGGCGGCGAAGAATTCTTCGTAAACGACAAAGGCGAAAGCACAATCTCTTATGCAGACTACGCCATTGCCTTTGTTGATGAAATTGAAAAAGGCAACCACATTCAAGAACGTATCTCAGTGATTGCCAAATAA
- a CDS encoding SLC13 family permease, with product MDDSILALLILLVIIISFSFQKIPMGITAVLGSIAMALFGLMDYEDVFSGFSNDTVLMVIGMLILGNAFTETGLSQVLGKTILKIKFVQNNERLFLAVVLIFVSIFGFFLPNTAVVAIFLPLVASVAQASGGVITKKNTYMAIGITAVVSGNLTLISSTPQMAAQAILTQTEGVRPLEFFDLTKAAVPMVILTIIYFCTIGYDLSLKVFDFEEVDGAVYKSKEVTIDREQIIKMVICGVVFIVTLVSFILNKLPLGIISILAASILISTKCISFNRAMETLDWNTVLVIAGALGFSTGIEKSGAIDLLASGIMYLAGGDSASPYLIFAVLVIASSLLSTTMSNTATALIMTPMAITIASTLGLNPTTLVIGVIFGCNYDFATPIGTPPMTMTLTGGYRFNDYVKVGGTFNILVLIVTIILLPLIYGF from the coding sequence TTGGATGATAGTATTCTAGCTCTACTTATTTTATTAGTTATTATTATTTCATTCTCTTTTCAAAAAATTCCTATGGGTATTACAGCCGTTTTAGGCTCTATTGCAATGGCGTTATTTGGTTTAATGGATTATGAAGATGTTTTTTCTGGTTTTTCCAATGATACGGTATTAATGGTAATCGGAATGTTAATTTTAGGTAATGCCTTTACAGAAACTGGCTTATCTCAAGTATTAGGAAAAACGATCCTTAAAATAAAATTTGTACAAAATAATGAACGGCTTTTTTTAGCGGTTGTACTTATTTTTGTATCTATCTTTGGGTTTTTTCTACCTAATACAGCCGTTGTTGCAATATTTCTTCCTTTAGTCGCGTCAGTGGCGCAAGCTTCAGGTGGTGTCATAACAAAAAAGAATACTTATATGGCTATCGGTATTACGGCGGTTGTATCTGGTAATTTGACTTTGATCTCATCAACACCACAAATGGCTGCTCAAGCTATTTTAACTCAAACTGAAGGTGTACGTCCTTTAGAATTTTTTGACTTGACAAAAGCTGCAGTACCCATGGTAATCCTAACCATTATCTATTTTTGCACTATTGGTTATGATTTGTCCTTGAAAGTATTTGATTTTGAAGAAGTTGATGGGGCAGTATATAAAAGCAAAGAAGTCACGATAGATAGAGAACAAATAATAAAAATGGTCATTTGTGGCGTAGTGTTTATAGTAACTTTAGTTTCGTTTATTTTAAATAAACTTCCTTTAGGAATTATATCCATTTTAGCTGCTTCTATATTAATTTCTACCAAATGTATTAGTTTTAATCGTGCAATGGAAACATTAGATTGGAATACAGTTTTAGTTATTGCTGGTGCATTAGGTTTTAGTACCGGCATTGAAAAAAGTGGTGCAATTGATTTGTTAGCTTCGGGCATTATGTACCTAGCAGGTGGTGATTCTGCGAGTCCTTATTTAATCTTTGCCGTCCTGGTTATTGCTTCATCCTTATTGAGTACCACAATGTCAAATACAGCAACAGCTTTAATTATGACACCAATGGCTATAACTATCGCATCAACTCTAGGATTAAACCCAACGACCTTAGTTATCGGTGTTATCTTTGGATGTAATTATGATTTTGCTACACCGATTGGAACTCCACCTATGACCATGACCTTAACTGGGGGCTACCGATTTAATGATTATGTCAAAGTCGGCGGAACTTTTAACATATTAGTGTTAATAGTTACCATCATTTTATTACCACTTATTTATGGCTTCTAA